The proteins below come from a single Vicugna pacos chromosome 13, VicPac4, whole genome shotgun sequence genomic window:
- the LRP8 gene encoding low-density lipoprotein receptor-related protein 8 isoform X1: MGRPKRGALRPLALLLLLLLRLQHLAAAADPLRDGQGPVKECEEDQFRCRNERCIPSVWRCDEDNDCSDNSDEDDCPKKTCADSDFTCDNGHCIHEQWKCDGEEECPDGSDESEATCTKQVCPAEKLSCGPTSHKCVPASWRCDGEKDCESGADEAGCATLCAPHEFQCSNRSCLAAVFVCDGDDDCGDGSDERGCADPACGPREFRCGGGGGGGACIPERWVCDRQFDCDDRSDEAAELCGRAGPGATSAPAACAAAGQFACRSGECVRLSWRCDGDRDCKDKSDEAGCPLGTCRGDEFQCGDGTCVPAIKRCNQEQDCPDRSDEAGCLQESTCEGPRRFQCKSGECVDGGKVCDAQRDCRDWSDEPLKECGLNECLHNNGGCSHICTDLKIGFECACPAGYRLLDQKTCGDIDECEDPDACSQICVNYKGYFKCECHPGYEMDTLTKNCKAVAGRSPSLIFTNRHEVRRIDLVKRDYSRLIPMLKNVVALDVEVATNRIYWCDLSYRKIYSAYMDKASDPAEQEVLIDEQLHSPEGLAVDWVHKHIYWTDSGNKTISVATVDGGRRRTLFSHDLSEPRAIAVDPLRGFMYWSDWGYQAKIEKSGLNGVDRQTLVSDGIEWPNGITLDLLNQRLYWVDSKLHQLSSTDFSGGNRKMLISSPDFLSHPFGIAVFEDKVFWTDLENEAIFSANRLNGLEISVLAENLNNPHDIVVFHELKQPRAADACELSAQPNGGCEYLCLPAPQISSHSPKYTCACPDTMWLGPDMKRCYRAPQSTSTTTLASTTTRTVADTRAPGTTVHSTTYQNHSTETPSLAAAVPSSVSVPRAPSTSPSAPSPATSNHSQHYGNEGGRMGSTVTAAVIGIVVPMAVIALLCMSGYLIWRNWKRKNTKSMNFDNPVYRKTTEEEDEDELHIGRSAQIGHVYPAAISSFDHPLWAEPCLGETRELEDPAPALKELFVLPGEPRSQLHQLPKNPLSELPVVKCKRVALSLEDDGLP, from the exons CCAAGAAGACCTGTGCAGACAGTGACTTCACCTGTGACAATGGCCACTGCATCCACGAGCAGTGGAAGTGCGACGGCGAGGAGGAGTGTCCTGACGGCTCCGACGAGTCCGAGGCCACTTGCA CTAAGCAGGTGTGTCCTGCAGAGAAGCTGAGCTGTGGGCCCACCAGCCACAAGTGTGTGCCCGCCTCGTGGCGCTGTGACGGGGAGAAGGACTGTGAGAGTGGAGCGGATGAGGCCGGCTGTGCCACCT TGTGCGCCCCGCACGAGTTCCAGTGCAGCAACCGCTCTTGCCTGGCCGCCGTGTTCGTGTGTGACGGCGACGACGACTGCGGCGACGGCAGCGACGAGCGCGGCTGTGCCGACCCGGCCTGCGGGCCCCGCGAGTTccgctgcggcggcggcggcggcggcggcgcctgcATCCCCGAGCGCTGGGTCTGTGACCGCCAGTTCGACTGCGACGACCGCTCGGACGAGGCGGCCGAGCTCTGCGGCCGCGCGGGCCCCGGGGCCACGTCCGCGCCCGCCGCCTGCGCCGCCGCCGGCCAGTTCGCCTGCCGCAGCGGCGAGTGCGTGCGCCTGAGCTGGCGCTGCGACGGCGACCGCGACTGCAAGGACAAGTCGGACGAGGCCGGCTGCC CACTGGGCACCTGCCGTGGAGACGAGTTCCAGTGTGGGGATGGGACTTGTGTCCCTGCAATCAAGCGCTGCAACCAGGAACAGGACTGTCCAGACAGAAGTGATGAAGCTGGCTGCCTGCAGG AGTCAACATGTGAGGGCCCCCGCAGATTTCAGTGTAAGAGTGGCGAGTGCGTGGACGGCGGGAAAGTGTGTGATGCTCAGAGGGACTGCCGGGACTGGTCGGATGAGCCTCTGAAAGAGTGTG GGCTGAACGAGTGTCTGCACAACAATGGTGGCTGTTCCCATATCTGCACCGACCTCAAGATCGGCTTTGAGTGTGCGTGCCCGGCGGGCTACCGGCTCCTGGACCAGAAGacctgtggcg ACATCGACGAGTGCGAGGACCCAGACGCTTGCAGCCAGATCTGTGTCAATTACAAGGGCTACTTTAAGTGCGAGTGCCACCCTGGCTATGAGATGGACACCCTGACCAAGAACTGCAAGGCTGTTG CTGGCAGAAGCCCGTCCCTAATTTTCACCAACCGGCACGAAGTGCGGAGGATAGACCTGGTGAAGCGGGACTACTCGCGTCTCATCCCCATGCTCAAGAATGTCGTGGCGCTGGACGTCGAAGTTGCCACCAATCGCATCTACTGGTGTGACCTCTCCTACCGCAAGATCTATAG TGCCTACATGGACAAAGCCAGCGACCCAGCAGAGCAGGAGGTCCTCATTGACGAGCAGCTGCACTCTCCAGAGGGCCTGGCAGTGGACTGGGTCCACAAGCACATCTACTGGACTGACTCGGGCAATAAGACCATCTCAGTGGCCACAGTTGATGGTGGCCGCCGACGCACTCTCTTCAGCCATGACCTCAGTGAACCCCGGGCCATTGCCGTCGACCCCCTGCGAGG GTTCATGTATTGGTCTGACTGGGGATACCAGGCCAAGATCGAGAAGTCTGGGCTAAACGGTGTGGACCGGCAAACGCTGGTGTCAGATGGTATTGAGTGGCCCAACGGAATCACCCTGG ATTTGCTGAACCAGCGCCTGTACTGGGTGGACTCCAAGCTGCACCAGCTGTCCAGCACTGACTTCAGTGGAGGCAATAGGAAGATGCTGATTTCCTCCCCTGACTTCCTGAGCCACCCTTTTGGGATAGCCGTGTTTGAG GACAAGGTGTTCTGGACAGACCTGGAGAATGAGGCCATTTTCAGTGCAAATCGGCTCAATGGCCTAGAAATCTCTGTCTTAGCTGAGAACCTCAATAACCCACATGACATTGTCGTCTTCCATGAGCTGAAGCAGCCAAGAG CTGCAGACGCCTGCGAGCTGAGTGCCCAGCCCAATGGAGGCTGTGAGTACCTGTGCCTTCCTGCTCCTCAGATCTCCAGCCACTCTCCCAAGTACACGTGTGCCTGTCCTGACACCATGTGGCTGGGCCCTGACATGAAGAGGTGCTACCGAG CGCCTCAGTCTACCTCAACTACGACGTTAGCCTCTACCACAACGAGGACAGTAGCCGACACCAGAGCCCCTGGGACCACCGTCCACAGCACCACCTACCAGAACCACAGCACAGAGACACCGAGCCTGGCCGCAGCGGTCCCAAGCTCAGTTAGTGTCCCCAGGGCTCCCAGCACCAGCCCATCTGCCCCAAGCCCTGCAACCAGCAACCACTCCCAGCACT ATGGGAATGAAGGTGGCAGGATGGGCTCAACAGTCACCGCTGCTGTCATTGGGATCGTCGTGCCCATGG CGGTAATAGCCCTGCTGTGCATGAGTGGCTACCTGATCTGGAGAAACTGGAAGCGGAAGAATACCAAAAGCATGAATTTCGACAACCCAGTATacagaaaaacaacagaagaGGAGGATGAAGATGAGCTCCACATAGGGAGGAGTGCTCAGATTGGCCATGTCTACCCAGCA GCAATCAGCAGCTTTGATCACCCACTGTGGGCAGAGCCCTGCCTTGGGGAGACCAGAGAACTGGAagacccagcccctgccctcaaggagctttttGTCTTGCCGGGGGAACCAAGGTCACAGCTGCACCAACTCCCGAAGAACCCTCTTTCCGAGCTGCCTGTCGTCAAGTGCAAG CGAGTGGCATTAAGCCTGGAAGATGATGGACTGCCCTGA
- the LRP8 gene encoding low-density lipoprotein receptor-related protein 8 isoform X2, protein MGRPKRGALRPLALLLLLLLRLQHLAAAADPLRDGQGPVKECEEDQFRCRNERCIPSVWRCDEDNDCSDNSDEDDCPKKTCADSDFTCDNGHCIHEQWKCDGEEECPDGSDESEATCTKQVCPAEKLSCGPTSHKCVPASWRCDGEKDCESGADEAGCATLCAPHEFQCSNRSCLAAVFVCDGDDDCGDGSDERGCADPACGPREFRCGGGGGGGACIPERWVCDRQFDCDDRSDEAAELCGRAGPGATSAPAACAAAGQFACRSGECVRLSWRCDGDRDCKDKSDEAGCPLGTCRGDEFQCGDGTCVPAIKRCNQEQDCPDRSDEAGCLQVLPTSWGNRRRPRGLNECLHNNGGCSHICTDLKIGFECACPAGYRLLDQKTCGDIDECEDPDACSQICVNYKGYFKCECHPGYEMDTLTKNCKAVAGRSPSLIFTNRHEVRRIDLVKRDYSRLIPMLKNVVALDVEVATNRIYWCDLSYRKIYSAYMDKASDPAEQEVLIDEQLHSPEGLAVDWVHKHIYWTDSGNKTISVATVDGGRRRTLFSHDLSEPRAIAVDPLRGFMYWSDWGYQAKIEKSGLNGVDRQTLVSDGIEWPNGITLDLLNQRLYWVDSKLHQLSSTDFSGGNRKMLISSPDFLSHPFGIAVFEDKVFWTDLENEAIFSANRLNGLEISVLAENLNNPHDIVVFHELKQPRAADACELSAQPNGGCEYLCLPAPQISSHSPKYTCACPDTMWLGPDMKRCYRAPQSTSTTTLASTTTRTVADTRAPGTTVHSTTYQNHSTETPSLAAAVPSSVSVPRAPSTSPSAPSPATSNHSQHYGNEGGRMGSTVTAAVIGIVVPMAVIALLCMSGYLIWRNWKRKNTKSMNFDNPVYRKTTEEEDEDELHIGRSAQIGHVYPAAISSFDHPLWAEPCLGETRELEDPAPALKELFVLPGEPRSQLHQLPKNPLSELPVVKCKRVALSLEDDGLP, encoded by the exons CCAAGAAGACCTGTGCAGACAGTGACTTCACCTGTGACAATGGCCACTGCATCCACGAGCAGTGGAAGTGCGACGGCGAGGAGGAGTGTCCTGACGGCTCCGACGAGTCCGAGGCCACTTGCA CTAAGCAGGTGTGTCCTGCAGAGAAGCTGAGCTGTGGGCCCACCAGCCACAAGTGTGTGCCCGCCTCGTGGCGCTGTGACGGGGAGAAGGACTGTGAGAGTGGAGCGGATGAGGCCGGCTGTGCCACCT TGTGCGCCCCGCACGAGTTCCAGTGCAGCAACCGCTCTTGCCTGGCCGCCGTGTTCGTGTGTGACGGCGACGACGACTGCGGCGACGGCAGCGACGAGCGCGGCTGTGCCGACCCGGCCTGCGGGCCCCGCGAGTTccgctgcggcggcggcggcggcggcggcgcctgcATCCCCGAGCGCTGGGTCTGTGACCGCCAGTTCGACTGCGACGACCGCTCGGACGAGGCGGCCGAGCTCTGCGGCCGCGCGGGCCCCGGGGCCACGTCCGCGCCCGCCGCCTGCGCCGCCGCCGGCCAGTTCGCCTGCCGCAGCGGCGAGTGCGTGCGCCTGAGCTGGCGCTGCGACGGCGACCGCGACTGCAAGGACAAGTCGGACGAGGCCGGCTGCC CACTGGGCACCTGCCGTGGAGACGAGTTCCAGTGTGGGGATGGGACTTGTGTCCCTGCAATCAAGCGCTGCAACCAGGAACAGGACTGTCCAGACAGAAGTGATGAAGCTGGCTGCCTGCAGG TTCTGCCAACATCCTGGGGAAATAGGAGGCGGCCCAGGG GGCTGAACGAGTGTCTGCACAACAATGGTGGCTGTTCCCATATCTGCACCGACCTCAAGATCGGCTTTGAGTGTGCGTGCCCGGCGGGCTACCGGCTCCTGGACCAGAAGacctgtggcg ACATCGACGAGTGCGAGGACCCAGACGCTTGCAGCCAGATCTGTGTCAATTACAAGGGCTACTTTAAGTGCGAGTGCCACCCTGGCTATGAGATGGACACCCTGACCAAGAACTGCAAGGCTGTTG CTGGCAGAAGCCCGTCCCTAATTTTCACCAACCGGCACGAAGTGCGGAGGATAGACCTGGTGAAGCGGGACTACTCGCGTCTCATCCCCATGCTCAAGAATGTCGTGGCGCTGGACGTCGAAGTTGCCACCAATCGCATCTACTGGTGTGACCTCTCCTACCGCAAGATCTATAG TGCCTACATGGACAAAGCCAGCGACCCAGCAGAGCAGGAGGTCCTCATTGACGAGCAGCTGCACTCTCCAGAGGGCCTGGCAGTGGACTGGGTCCACAAGCACATCTACTGGACTGACTCGGGCAATAAGACCATCTCAGTGGCCACAGTTGATGGTGGCCGCCGACGCACTCTCTTCAGCCATGACCTCAGTGAACCCCGGGCCATTGCCGTCGACCCCCTGCGAGG GTTCATGTATTGGTCTGACTGGGGATACCAGGCCAAGATCGAGAAGTCTGGGCTAAACGGTGTGGACCGGCAAACGCTGGTGTCAGATGGTATTGAGTGGCCCAACGGAATCACCCTGG ATTTGCTGAACCAGCGCCTGTACTGGGTGGACTCCAAGCTGCACCAGCTGTCCAGCACTGACTTCAGTGGAGGCAATAGGAAGATGCTGATTTCCTCCCCTGACTTCCTGAGCCACCCTTTTGGGATAGCCGTGTTTGAG GACAAGGTGTTCTGGACAGACCTGGAGAATGAGGCCATTTTCAGTGCAAATCGGCTCAATGGCCTAGAAATCTCTGTCTTAGCTGAGAACCTCAATAACCCACATGACATTGTCGTCTTCCATGAGCTGAAGCAGCCAAGAG CTGCAGACGCCTGCGAGCTGAGTGCCCAGCCCAATGGAGGCTGTGAGTACCTGTGCCTTCCTGCTCCTCAGATCTCCAGCCACTCTCCCAAGTACACGTGTGCCTGTCCTGACACCATGTGGCTGGGCCCTGACATGAAGAGGTGCTACCGAG CGCCTCAGTCTACCTCAACTACGACGTTAGCCTCTACCACAACGAGGACAGTAGCCGACACCAGAGCCCCTGGGACCACCGTCCACAGCACCACCTACCAGAACCACAGCACAGAGACACCGAGCCTGGCCGCAGCGGTCCCAAGCTCAGTTAGTGTCCCCAGGGCTCCCAGCACCAGCCCATCTGCCCCAAGCCCTGCAACCAGCAACCACTCCCAGCACT ATGGGAATGAAGGTGGCAGGATGGGCTCAACAGTCACCGCTGCTGTCATTGGGATCGTCGTGCCCATGG CGGTAATAGCCCTGCTGTGCATGAGTGGCTACCTGATCTGGAGAAACTGGAAGCGGAAGAATACCAAAAGCATGAATTTCGACAACCCAGTATacagaaaaacaacagaagaGGAGGATGAAGATGAGCTCCACATAGGGAGGAGTGCTCAGATTGGCCATGTCTACCCAGCA GCAATCAGCAGCTTTGATCACCCACTGTGGGCAGAGCCCTGCCTTGGGGAGACCAGAGAACTGGAagacccagcccctgccctcaaggagctttttGTCTTGCCGGGGGAACCAAGGTCACAGCTGCACCAACTCCCGAAGAACCCTCTTTCCGAGCTGCCTGTCGTCAAGTGCAAG CGAGTGGCATTAAGCCTGGAAGATGATGGACTGCCCTGA
- the LRP8 gene encoding low-density lipoprotein receptor-related protein 8 isoform X8 produces the protein MGRPKRGALRPLALLLLLLLRLQHLAAAADPLRDGQGPVKECEEDQFRCRNERCIPSVWRCDEDNDCSDNSDEDDCPKKTCADSDFTCDNGHCIHEQWKCDGEEECPDGSDESEATCTKQVCPAEKLSCGPTSHKCVPASWRCDGEKDCESGADEAGCATSLGTCRGDEFQCGDGTCVPAIKRCNQEQDCPDRSDEAGCLQGLNECLHNNGGCSHICTDLKIGFECACPAGYRLLDQKTCGDIDECEDPDACSQICVNYKGYFKCECHPGYEMDTLTKNCKAVAGRSPSLIFTNRHEVRRIDLVKRDYSRLIPMLKNVVALDVEVATNRIYWCDLSYRKIYSAYMDKASDPAEQEVLIDEQLHSPEGLAVDWVHKHIYWTDSGNKTISVATVDGGRRRTLFSHDLSEPRAIAVDPLRGFMYWSDWGYQAKIEKSGLNGVDRQTLVSDGIEWPNGITLDLLNQRLYWVDSKLHQLSSTDFSGGNRKMLISSPDFLSHPFGIAVFEDKVFWTDLENEAIFSANRLNGLEISVLAENLNNPHDIVVFHELKQPRAADACELSAQPNGGCEYLCLPAPQISSHSPKYTCACPDTMWLGPDMKRCYRAPQSTSTTTLASTTTRTVADTRAPGTTVHSTTYQNHSTETPSLAAAVPSSVSVPRAPSTSPSAPSPATSNHSQHYGNEGGRMGSTVTAAVIGIVVPMAVIALLCMSGYLIWRNWKRKNTKSMNFDNPVYRKTTEEEDEDELHIGRSAQIGHVYPAAISSFDHPLWAEPCLGETRELEDPAPALKELFVLPGEPRSQLHQLPKNPLSELPVVKCKRVALSLEDDGLP, from the exons CCAAGAAGACCTGTGCAGACAGTGACTTCACCTGTGACAATGGCCACTGCATCCACGAGCAGTGGAAGTGCGACGGCGAGGAGGAGTGTCCTGACGGCTCCGACGAGTCCGAGGCCACTTGCA CTAAGCAGGTGTGTCCTGCAGAGAAGCTGAGCTGTGGGCCCACCAGCCACAAGTGTGTGCCCGCCTCGTGGCGCTGTGACGGGGAGAAGGACTGTGAGAGTGGAGCGGATGAGGCCGGCTGTGCCACCT CACTGGGCACCTGCCGTGGAGACGAGTTCCAGTGTGGGGATGGGACTTGTGTCCCTGCAATCAAGCGCTGCAACCAGGAACAGGACTGTCCAGACAGAAGTGATGAAGCTGGCTGCCTGCAGG GGCTGAACGAGTGTCTGCACAACAATGGTGGCTGTTCCCATATCTGCACCGACCTCAAGATCGGCTTTGAGTGTGCGTGCCCGGCGGGCTACCGGCTCCTGGACCAGAAGacctgtggcg ACATCGACGAGTGCGAGGACCCAGACGCTTGCAGCCAGATCTGTGTCAATTACAAGGGCTACTTTAAGTGCGAGTGCCACCCTGGCTATGAGATGGACACCCTGACCAAGAACTGCAAGGCTGTTG CTGGCAGAAGCCCGTCCCTAATTTTCACCAACCGGCACGAAGTGCGGAGGATAGACCTGGTGAAGCGGGACTACTCGCGTCTCATCCCCATGCTCAAGAATGTCGTGGCGCTGGACGTCGAAGTTGCCACCAATCGCATCTACTGGTGTGACCTCTCCTACCGCAAGATCTATAG TGCCTACATGGACAAAGCCAGCGACCCAGCAGAGCAGGAGGTCCTCATTGACGAGCAGCTGCACTCTCCAGAGGGCCTGGCAGTGGACTGGGTCCACAAGCACATCTACTGGACTGACTCGGGCAATAAGACCATCTCAGTGGCCACAGTTGATGGTGGCCGCCGACGCACTCTCTTCAGCCATGACCTCAGTGAACCCCGGGCCATTGCCGTCGACCCCCTGCGAGG GTTCATGTATTGGTCTGACTGGGGATACCAGGCCAAGATCGAGAAGTCTGGGCTAAACGGTGTGGACCGGCAAACGCTGGTGTCAGATGGTATTGAGTGGCCCAACGGAATCACCCTGG ATTTGCTGAACCAGCGCCTGTACTGGGTGGACTCCAAGCTGCACCAGCTGTCCAGCACTGACTTCAGTGGAGGCAATAGGAAGATGCTGATTTCCTCCCCTGACTTCCTGAGCCACCCTTTTGGGATAGCCGTGTTTGAG GACAAGGTGTTCTGGACAGACCTGGAGAATGAGGCCATTTTCAGTGCAAATCGGCTCAATGGCCTAGAAATCTCTGTCTTAGCTGAGAACCTCAATAACCCACATGACATTGTCGTCTTCCATGAGCTGAAGCAGCCAAGAG CTGCAGACGCCTGCGAGCTGAGTGCCCAGCCCAATGGAGGCTGTGAGTACCTGTGCCTTCCTGCTCCTCAGATCTCCAGCCACTCTCCCAAGTACACGTGTGCCTGTCCTGACACCATGTGGCTGGGCCCTGACATGAAGAGGTGCTACCGAG CGCCTCAGTCTACCTCAACTACGACGTTAGCCTCTACCACAACGAGGACAGTAGCCGACACCAGAGCCCCTGGGACCACCGTCCACAGCACCACCTACCAGAACCACAGCACAGAGACACCGAGCCTGGCCGCAGCGGTCCCAAGCTCAGTTAGTGTCCCCAGGGCTCCCAGCACCAGCCCATCTGCCCCAAGCCCTGCAACCAGCAACCACTCCCAGCACT ATGGGAATGAAGGTGGCAGGATGGGCTCAACAGTCACCGCTGCTGTCATTGGGATCGTCGTGCCCATGG CGGTAATAGCCCTGCTGTGCATGAGTGGCTACCTGATCTGGAGAAACTGGAAGCGGAAGAATACCAAAAGCATGAATTTCGACAACCCAGTATacagaaaaacaacagaagaGGAGGATGAAGATGAGCTCCACATAGGGAGGAGTGCTCAGATTGGCCATGTCTACCCAGCA GCAATCAGCAGCTTTGATCACCCACTGTGGGCAGAGCCCTGCCTTGGGGAGACCAGAGAACTGGAagacccagcccctgccctcaaggagctttttGTCTTGCCGGGGGAACCAAGGTCACAGCTGCACCAACTCCCGAAGAACCCTCTTTCCGAGCTGCCTGTCGTCAAGTGCAAG CGAGTGGCATTAAGCCTGGAAGATGATGGACTGCCCTGA
- the LRP8 gene encoding low-density lipoprotein receptor-related protein 8 isoform X6: protein MGRPKRGALRPLALLLLLLLRLQHLAAAADPLRDGQGPVKECEEDQFRCRNERCIPSVWRCDEDNDCSDNSDEDDCPKKTCADSDFTCDNGHCIHEQWKCDGEEECPDGSDESEATCTKQVCPAEKLSCGPTSHKCVPASWRCDGEKDCESGADEAGCATSLGTCRGDEFQCGDGTCVPAIKRCNQEQDCPDRSDEAGCLQESTCEGPRRFQCKSGECVDGGKVCDAQRDCRDWSDEPLKECGLNECLHNNGGCSHICTDLKIGFECACPAGYRLLDQKTCGDIDECEDPDACSQICVNYKGYFKCECHPGYEMDTLTKNCKAVAGRSPSLIFTNRHEVRRIDLVKRDYSRLIPMLKNVVALDVEVATNRIYWCDLSYRKIYSAYMDKASDPAEQEVLIDEQLHSPEGLAVDWVHKHIYWTDSGNKTISVATVDGGRRRTLFSHDLSEPRAIAVDPLRGFMYWSDWGYQAKIEKSGLNGVDRQTLVSDGIEWPNGITLDLLNQRLYWVDSKLHQLSSTDFSGGNRKMLISSPDFLSHPFGIAVFEDKVFWTDLENEAIFSANRLNGLEISVLAENLNNPHDIVVFHELKQPRAADACELSAQPNGGCEYLCLPAPQISSHSPKYTCACPDTMWLGPDMKRCYRAPQSTSTTTLASTTTRTVADTRAPGTTVHSTTYQNHSTETPSLAAAVPSSVSVPRAPSTSPSAPSPATSNHSQHYGNEGGRMGSTVTAAVIGIVVPMAVIALLCMSGYLIWRNWKRKNTKSMNFDNPVYRKTTEEEDEDELHIGRSAQIGHVYPAAISSFDHPLWAEPCLGETRELEDPAPALKELFVLPGEPRSQLHQLPKNPLSELPVVKCKRVALSLEDDGLP from the exons CCAAGAAGACCTGTGCAGACAGTGACTTCACCTGTGACAATGGCCACTGCATCCACGAGCAGTGGAAGTGCGACGGCGAGGAGGAGTGTCCTGACGGCTCCGACGAGTCCGAGGCCACTTGCA CTAAGCAGGTGTGTCCTGCAGAGAAGCTGAGCTGTGGGCCCACCAGCCACAAGTGTGTGCCCGCCTCGTGGCGCTGTGACGGGGAGAAGGACTGTGAGAGTGGAGCGGATGAGGCCGGCTGTGCCACCT CACTGGGCACCTGCCGTGGAGACGAGTTCCAGTGTGGGGATGGGACTTGTGTCCCTGCAATCAAGCGCTGCAACCAGGAACAGGACTGTCCAGACAGAAGTGATGAAGCTGGCTGCCTGCAGG AGTCAACATGTGAGGGCCCCCGCAGATTTCAGTGTAAGAGTGGCGAGTGCGTGGACGGCGGGAAAGTGTGTGATGCTCAGAGGGACTGCCGGGACTGGTCGGATGAGCCTCTGAAAGAGTGTG GGCTGAACGAGTGTCTGCACAACAATGGTGGCTGTTCCCATATCTGCACCGACCTCAAGATCGGCTTTGAGTGTGCGTGCCCGGCGGGCTACCGGCTCCTGGACCAGAAGacctgtggcg ACATCGACGAGTGCGAGGACCCAGACGCTTGCAGCCAGATCTGTGTCAATTACAAGGGCTACTTTAAGTGCGAGTGCCACCCTGGCTATGAGATGGACACCCTGACCAAGAACTGCAAGGCTGTTG CTGGCAGAAGCCCGTCCCTAATTTTCACCAACCGGCACGAAGTGCGGAGGATAGACCTGGTGAAGCGGGACTACTCGCGTCTCATCCCCATGCTCAAGAATGTCGTGGCGCTGGACGTCGAAGTTGCCACCAATCGCATCTACTGGTGTGACCTCTCCTACCGCAAGATCTATAG TGCCTACATGGACAAAGCCAGCGACCCAGCAGAGCAGGAGGTCCTCATTGACGAGCAGCTGCACTCTCCAGAGGGCCTGGCAGTGGACTGGGTCCACAAGCACATCTACTGGACTGACTCGGGCAATAAGACCATCTCAGTGGCCACAGTTGATGGTGGCCGCCGACGCACTCTCTTCAGCCATGACCTCAGTGAACCCCGGGCCATTGCCGTCGACCCCCTGCGAGG GTTCATGTATTGGTCTGACTGGGGATACCAGGCCAAGATCGAGAAGTCTGGGCTAAACGGTGTGGACCGGCAAACGCTGGTGTCAGATGGTATTGAGTGGCCCAACGGAATCACCCTGG ATTTGCTGAACCAGCGCCTGTACTGGGTGGACTCCAAGCTGCACCAGCTGTCCAGCACTGACTTCAGTGGAGGCAATAGGAAGATGCTGATTTCCTCCCCTGACTTCCTGAGCCACCCTTTTGGGATAGCCGTGTTTGAG GACAAGGTGTTCTGGACAGACCTGGAGAATGAGGCCATTTTCAGTGCAAATCGGCTCAATGGCCTAGAAATCTCTGTCTTAGCTGAGAACCTCAATAACCCACATGACATTGTCGTCTTCCATGAGCTGAAGCAGCCAAGAG CTGCAGACGCCTGCGAGCTGAGTGCCCAGCCCAATGGAGGCTGTGAGTACCTGTGCCTTCCTGCTCCTCAGATCTCCAGCCACTCTCCCAAGTACACGTGTGCCTGTCCTGACACCATGTGGCTGGGCCCTGACATGAAGAGGTGCTACCGAG CGCCTCAGTCTACCTCAACTACGACGTTAGCCTCTACCACAACGAGGACAGTAGCCGACACCAGAGCCCCTGGGACCACCGTCCACAGCACCACCTACCAGAACCACAGCACAGAGACACCGAGCCTGGCCGCAGCGGTCCCAAGCTCAGTTAGTGTCCCCAGGGCTCCCAGCACCAGCCCATCTGCCCCAAGCCCTGCAACCAGCAACCACTCCCAGCACT ATGGGAATGAAGGTGGCAGGATGGGCTCAACAGTCACCGCTGCTGTCATTGGGATCGTCGTGCCCATGG CGGTAATAGCCCTGCTGTGCATGAGTGGCTACCTGATCTGGAGAAACTGGAAGCGGAAGAATACCAAAAGCATGAATTTCGACAACCCAGTATacagaaaaacaacagaagaGGAGGATGAAGATGAGCTCCACATAGGGAGGAGTGCTCAGATTGGCCATGTCTACCCAGCA GCAATCAGCAGCTTTGATCACCCACTGTGGGCAGAGCCCTGCCTTGGGGAGACCAGAGAACTGGAagacccagcccctgccctcaaggagctttttGTCTTGCCGGGGGAACCAAGGTCACAGCTGCACCAACTCCCGAAGAACCCTCTTTCCGAGCTGCCTGTCGTCAAGTGCAAG CGAGTGGCATTAAGCCTGGAAGATGATGGACTGCCCTGA